Proteins found in one Bacteroidia bacterium genomic segment:
- a CDS encoding rhomboid family intramembrane serine protease, whose amino-acid sequence MVLLIIILTSLASIWAFSNPSFFYKLDFQPYEINRNPLKEFYRFISHGFIHADWLHLIFNMISFYFFAGAIEAVFQSKFGSYAIPYFLLLYLGGIFLSVIHTYEKHKNDIYYHGVGASGGVSAIMMASVIYFPWEKICLYFILCLPLIFWAIIYLGYSFYMGRRGGGYVNHDAHFIGAIYGVIITLILDQHALADFIYKLGI is encoded by the coding sequence ATGGTACTTCTCATAATCATTCTAACTAGCCTAGCTTCCATATGGGCTTTTTCAAATCCTAGTTTCTTTTACAAATTAGACTTTCAGCCTTATGAAATTAATCGAAATCCTTTAAAGGAATTTTATCGATTTATTTCACATGGATTTATTCATGCCGATTGGCTTCATTTGATTTTCAATATGATTTCGTTCTACTTTTTTGCAGGAGCGATAGAAGCCGTTTTTCAATCCAAGTTCGGGAGCTATGCAATTCCTTACTTTCTACTACTTTACTTGGGTGGAATTTTTTTAAGTGTAATACATACCTACGAAAAACATAAAAATGATATCTACTACCATGGAGTTGGAGCATCCGGAGGTGTTAGTGCTATCATGATGGCTAGTGTTATCTATTTTCCTTGGGAAAAAATTTGTTTGTATTTTATTTTATGTCTTCCATTAATTTTTTGGGCCATTATTTATTTAGGTTATTCCTTTTATATGGGCAGGAGAGGTGGAGGTTATGTGAATCATGATGCACATTTTATAGGTGCCATTTATGGAGTTATTATAACCCTTATCTTAGACCAGCATGCCTTAGCAGATTTCATTTACAAATTAGGAATTTAG
- a CDS encoding enoyl-CoA hydratase/isomerase family protein, with the protein MLYTSEQTQNALNERYQYLLVKFENHVLTLTLNRPEKKNALNPILFKELVFGLSYAQNEKDVWAVVIAANGDTFCAGADLKSFAGSGEEIVSSIPEPNGEILLGEAFNLVHKPCIARVQGNALAGAFLIVCGCQYVFAAEQVNFSLPEVKRGLFPFQVLASLRGIMSERKALDLCIRAATLTAQEAKELGIVTHLSSKENLDIAIDQFLVELKKLSPTAIRKGMQASEELRNIPLSEHHLFLKNKLNDIVTTKDAAEGIMAFVEKREPRWTGE; encoded by the coding sequence ATGCTTTACACTTCTGAACAAACCCAAAATGCGCTTAATGAAAGGTACCAATACCTATTGGTGAAATTTGAAAACCATGTTTTGACCCTTACCTTAAATCGTCCGGAAAAGAAGAATGCACTTAACCCCATTTTATTTAAGGAATTAGTTTTTGGATTAAGCTATGCTCAAAATGAAAAAGATGTTTGGGCGGTTGTAATAGCAGCTAATGGAGATACCTTTTGTGCCGGGGCGGACCTCAAGTCTTTTGCAGGAAGTGGTGAAGAAATTGTTTCCAGTATACCGGAGCCCAATGGAGAAATACTATTAGGAGAGGCATTCAACCTGGTGCATAAACCTTGCATAGCCCGGGTTCAAGGGAATGCGTTGGCAGGAGCTTTTTTAATCGTTTGCGGTTGTCAATATGTATTTGCTGCGGAACAAGTTAATTTTAGTCTACCGGAAGTAAAAAGGGGACTATTCCCATTCCAGGTTTTGGCCTCCTTACGTGGAATAATGTCAGAAAGAAAAGCATTGGATTTATGCATACGGGCAGCTACCTTAACTGCACAGGAAGCCAAAGAACTAGGTATTGTTACCCATCTAAGCTCCAAAGAAAATCTGGACATAGCCATCGACCAATTTTTGGTTGAACTAAAGAAGTTATCACCCACAGCCATTCGGAAAGGAATGCAGGCTTCGGAGGAATTAAGAAATATTCCCCTTTCGGAACACCACCTTTTTCTTAAAAACAAACTAAACGATATTGTAACCACCAAAGATGCAGCCGAAGGAATAATGGCCTTTGTTGAAAAAAGAGAGCCTCGTTGGACAGGCGAATAA